One Mycoavidus sp. B2-EB genomic region harbors:
- the uvrA gene encoding excinuclease ABC subunit UvrA, which yields MEEIRIRGARTHNLKNINLDLPRHRLIVVTGLSGSGKSSLAFDTLYAEGQRRYVESLSAYARQFLQLMEKPDVDLIEGLSPAISIEQKATSHNPRSTVGTVTEIHDYLRLLYARVGTPYCPDHALALTAQSVSQMVDAVLALPPGTKLMILAPVVANRKGEHVELFAQMQAQGFVRFRVRSGGGAANEGKAHIYEVDELPKLKKNDKHTIDVVVDRIKIHADIKQRLAESFETALRLSTGRVIAVEMEGEREHSFSSKFACPACSYSLPELEPRLFSFNNPMGACPECDGLGQITFFDPKRVVAYPSLSLASGAIKGWEQRNPFYFQMLQSLAAHFKFELDVPFESLPEETQKMILFGSQRQVIPFSYLNERGRTTIREHAFEGIIPNLERRYHETESATVREELAKYQNNQQCTACAGARLRREACYVKLGEGDNARAIYEISAWPLRDTLHYFQNLHLTGAKQGIAERVIKEITARLTFLNDVGLNYLSLERSADTLSGGEAQRIRLASQIGSGLTGVMYVLDEPSIGLHQRDNDRLIKTLKHLRDLGNSVIVVEHDEDMIRASDYVVDMGPGAGEHGGCVVAQGTPAQIEAQHDSLTGAYLAGHQQIAVPTERKKMGPDSLRIIGAQGNNLKHVTFELPIGLLSCITGVSGSGKSTLINDTLYRAAARHLYGSATEAAPYDEIEGLENFDKVINVDQSPIGRTPRSNPATYTGLFTPIRELFAGVPAAKERGYGPGRFSFNVKGGRCETCQGDGVLKVEMHFLPDVYVPCDVCHSKRYSRETLEIQYKGKNISEILEMTVEVAHEFFKPVPLVARKLKTLLEVGLGYIRLGQAATTLSGGEAQRVKLSLELSKRDTGRTLYILDEPTTGLHFHDISLLLEVIHRLRNQGNTVVIIEHNLDVIKTADWVIDLGPEGGAGGGQIIACGTPEQIAKSKVSFTGKYLAPLLKLNPRKRTRGSEVVVGSNM from the coding sequence ATGGAAGAAATCCGCATTCGTGGGGCGCGCACTCACAATTTAAAGAATATCAACCTTGATTTGCCCCGCCATCGTTTAATTGTGGTTACGGGACTTTCTGGCTCAGGTAAATCGTCGTTGGCTTTTGATACGCTCTATGCTGAAGGCCAGCGGCGCTATGTAGAAAGCTTGTCTGCCTATGCGCGACAGTTTTTGCAGTTAATGGAAAAACCCGATGTTGATTTGATCGAAGGATTGTCTCCGGCGATTTCAATTGAACAAAAAGCTACATCGCATAATCCCCGCTCAACGGTAGGCACAGTGACGGAGATTCATGATTATTTGCGTTTACTGTACGCGCGGGTAGGCACGCCTTACTGTCCAGACCACGCACTTGCGCTGACGGCGCAAAGTGTTTCGCAAATGGTTGATGCGGTGCTTGCTTTGCCGCCTGGCACCAAATTGATGATTTTAGCGCCAGTGGTCGCTAATCGTAAAGGCGAGCATGTGGAGCTATTTGCTCAGATGCAAGCTCAGGGGTTTGTCCGCTTTCGCGTACGTTCGGGCGGAGGGGCTGCAAATGAGGGTAAAGCCCATATTTATGAAGTTGATGAGCTGCCAAAGCTGAAAAAAAACGATAAACATACGATTGATGTGGTGGTTGATCGGATCAAAATTCATGCGGATATAAAGCAGCGCTTAGCCGAATCATTTGAAACTGCATTACGGCTTTCTACTGGACGGGTGATTGCGGTTGAAATGGAGGGTGAGCGCGAACATTCGTTTAGCTCGAAATTTGCTTGCCCGGCTTGTTCTTATTCGCTGCCAGAGCTCGAGCCGCGTCTTTTTTCGTTTAATAATCCAATGGGCGCCTGCCCTGAGTGCGATGGTTTGGGTCAAATTACATTTTTTGACCCTAAGCGAGTGGTTGCCTATCCTTCGCTGTCGTTAGCTTCTGGGGCAATTAAGGGGTGGGAGCAACGTAATCCTTTTTATTTTCAGATGTTACAAAGTCTGGCGGCGCACTTTAAATTTGAGCTTGACGTTCCCTTCGAGAGTCTGCCAGAAGAGACTCAAAAAATGATCTTATTCGGCTCACAGCGGCAGGTGATACCTTTCTCTTATCTTAATGAGCGTGGGCGCACCACGATTCGCGAGCATGCGTTCGAGGGCATTATTCCGAATCTGGAACGTCGTTATCATGAAACTGAGTCGGCGACGGTGCGTGAAGAATTAGCAAAATACCAAAATAATCAGCAATGTACCGCTTGTGCTGGCGCGCGTTTGCGGCGTGAAGCATGTTATGTAAAGCTTGGCGAAGGCGACAACGCGCGCGCAATTTACGAAATCAGTGCTTGGCCGTTACGGGATACGCTGCACTACTTCCAGAATTTGCATTTAACAGGCGCTAAACAAGGTATCGCGGAGCGAGTGATCAAAGAAATTACAGCGCGCTTGACCTTCCTGAATGATGTCGGCTTAAATTATCTTTCGCTTGAGCGTAGCGCGGATACTTTATCGGGCGGTGAGGCGCAGCGCATTAGATTGGCTTCGCAGATTGGTTCCGGTTTAACGGGAGTCATGTATGTGCTTGATGAGCCTTCAATTGGCCTACATCAACGCGATAATGATCGCTTGATCAAAACCTTAAAGCATCTGCGCGATTTGGGCAATTCGGTCATTGTGGTGGAGCATGACGAAGATATGATTCGTGCTTCTGATTACGTTGTGGATATGGGGCCAGGGGCAGGTGAGCATGGTGGTTGTGTGGTTGCGCAAGGCACGCCAGCGCAAATTGAGGCGCAGCATGATTCATTAACGGGCGCCTATCTTGCGGGCCATCAGCAAATTGCTGTGCCCACTGAGCGTAAAAAAATGGGGCCTGATAGCTTAAGAATTATCGGCGCGCAGGGCAATAATCTAAAGCATGTGACGTTTGAGTTACCGATTGGGCTATTAAGCTGTATCACAGGAGTTTCGGGCTCGGGCAAATCGACTTTGATTAATGATACGTTGTATCGCGCAGCCGCCCGCCATTTGTATGGTTCAGCGACTGAAGCCGCACCCTACGACGAAATTGAAGGGCTTGAGAATTTCGATAAAGTCATTAATGTTGACCAGTCTCCGATAGGCCGCACGCCGCGCTCGAATCCGGCGACTTATACGGGGCTTTTCACCCCCATCCGCGAGCTTTTTGCGGGCGTGCCGGCAGCGAAAGAGCGCGGCTATGGTCCGGGTCGCTTTTCTTTTAATGTCAAGGGTGGGCGTTGCGAAACATGTCAAGGCGATGGGGTGCTCAAAGTTGAAATGCATTTTTTGCCAGATGTTTATGTGCCATGCGATGTATGTCATAGCAAGCGGTATAGCCGTGAAACGCTTGAAATTCAGTATAAAGGCAAAAATATCAGTGAAATCTTGGAGATGACCGTTGAAGTTGCACATGAATTTTTCAAACCGGTGCCGCTGGTTGCGCGTAAACTGAAGACGTTGCTTGAGGTTGGGCTGGGTTACATTCGTTTGGGACAAGCGGCGACCACTCTATCTGGCGGTGAAGCGCAGCGGGTGAAGTTGTCGTTAGAGCTTTCTAAGCGCGATACGGGCCGGACGCTTTATATTCTCGACGAACCAACCACAGGCTTGCATTTCCATGATATCTCATTGCTGCTTGAGGTGATTCACCGACTGCGCAATCAGGGCAATACGGTAGTGATCATTGAGCATAATCTGGATGTCATCAAAACGGCTGATTGGGTTATAGATTTAGGCCCAGAAGGGGGGGCTGGCGGTGGCCAGATCATTGCTTGCGGTACGCCGGAGCAAATTGCCAAATCAAAAGTCAGTTTTACCGGAAAATATTTAGCTCCGCTCTTGAAATTAAACCCGCGCAAAAGAACTAGAGGGAGTGAGGTTGTAGTCGGGTCTAATATGTAG
- a CDS encoding single-stranded DNA-binding protein, producing MASVNKVILVGNLGADPEIRSLPNGDPVANIRLATAERYKDKSTGEMKELTEWHRVVFFNRLAEVVRDYLKKGSSVYIEGRIRTRKWQDQSGQDRYSTEIMGDQMQMLGSRSSGTAAMDQASYAPESTQAAPRASSYTPPANAAANRPSGTSHNAPASGGFDEMDDDIPF from the coding sequence ATGGCATCTGTTAATAAAGTCATCCTGGTTGGCAATCTTGGCGCTGATCCTGAAATACGTTCTCTGCCGAATGGCGACCCCGTCGCGAATATCCGGCTGGCAACCGCAGAACGTTATAAAGATAAGTCCACGGGTGAAATGAAAGAACTCACCGAATGGCATCGCGTGGTTTTTTTCAATCGGCTCGCCGAAGTTGTCCGGGACTACCTCAAAAAAGGCTCTTCTGTTTACATTGAAGGACGCATTCGCACGCGGAAATGGCAAGACCAAAGTGGGCAAGATCGCTATTCAACTGAAATTATGGGCGATCAAATGCAAATGCTTGGCTCACGAAGCTCTGGCACAGCGGCCATGGATCAAGCAAGTTATGCACCCGAGTCCACTCAGGCGGCTCCGCGCGCCAGCAGTTATACGCCTCCTGCAAACGCAGCGGCAAACCGCCCTAGCGGTACTTCTCATAACGCGCCGGCTAGCGGTGGATTTGATGAAATGGATGACGATATTCCGTTTTAA
- a CDS encoding F-box protein: MMHITNVAHHSITVFSLRNNPKNSARPTDQKLTEVITPLSQKKDIPLENCNPSSAYVKQERLGMSHIGAPKNTKLISAGGLPAIDDVWFEILKKLPPSDMVRFRDVCFEAHSLVMRKLNYLQEPLFTNPTEGVLFLKKYGQVENGFLPPLCRAVASGEVVRGHILLVAELIKKDSLPITLENLEEAGLLNHNQVNQLNEYKDINGKQLISLTLKKTVLFLATGKIELNIKVPDSHIATESVSQGLTL; this comes from the coding sequence ATGATGCATATTACTAATGTGGCTCATCATAGTATTACTGTTTTTTCACTAAGAAATAACCCAAAAAATTCAGCTCGCCCTACTGATCAAAAACTTACTGAAGTTATCACTCCGTTAAGTCAGAAAAAAGACATTCCTCTAGAAAATTGCAATCCAAGTTCAGCATATGTGAAGCAAGAAAGATTAGGCATGTCTCATATCGGTGCGCCTAAAAATACAAAATTAATTTCTGCTGGTGGCTTACCCGCAATAGATGATGTGTGGTTTGAAATATTAAAAAAACTTCCTCCAAGTGACATGGTCCGCTTTCGAGATGTTTGTTTTGAAGCACACTCTCTCGTTATGAGGAAGCTCAATTATTTACAGGAACCTCTATTTACAAATCCTACTGAGGGGGTTTTATTCTTAAAAAAATATGGCCAAGTAGAAAATGGATTCTTACCTCCTTTATGTAGGGCAGTTGCCTCAGGAGAGGTTGTCAGGGGCCATATTCTATTAGTTGCTGAGCTTATAAAGAAAGACTCCCTTCCTATAACTCTGGAAAATCTAGAAGAAGCTGGACTACTCAATCACAATCAGGTGAATCAGCTTAATGAATATAAGGATATTAATGGTAAGCAGCTTATCTCTCTTACTCTTAAGAAAACGGTACTTTTTTTGGCAACTGGAAAAATAGAGCTAAATATTAAGGTGCCAGACTCTCATATTGCTACGGAATCTGTGTCGCAGGGACTAACTCTATAA
- a CDS encoding IclR family transcriptional regulator: MSDSHAPTKTSIQVIERMTWLLDALATHAKPVSLKELAQQTRLHPSTAHRILNDMVSCRFVDRSEPGIYRLGMRLLELGNLVKARLSVRDTALGPMHELRQLTGQTINLSVRQGDEIVYIERAYSERSGMQVVRAIGARAPLHLTSVGKLFLAMDEAENVQSYIARTGLAGHTQNSITHSAKLIRELEHVRQHGYARDNEELELGVRCAAAGIYDDTNRLVAGLSLSAPADRMQNVWLSQLSETALRISRLLGYQKEIEDPTQ, encoded by the coding sequence ATGAGCGATAGCCATGCGCCGACCAAGACTTCGATTCAGGTAATTGAACGTATGACGTGGTTGTTAGATGCACTTGCCACACATGCTAAACCTGTTAGCTTAAAAGAGCTGGCTCAGCAGACTCGCTTGCACCCATCCACTGCGCACCGAATTCTGAACGATATGGTGAGCTGCCGCTTTGTGGATCGCTCCGAGCCAGGGATATATCGACTTGGGATGCGACTATTAGAATTAGGTAATTTAGTTAAAGCACGGCTCTCCGTGCGCGATACAGCTCTAGGGCCTATGCACGAGCTGCGCCAACTCACCGGACAAACCATTAACCTATCAGTCCGCCAAGGGGATGAAATTGTTTATATTGAACGGGCTTATAGCGAGCGCTCAGGGATGCAAGTCGTGCGCGCGATTGGCGCGCGGGCGCCTCTCCATTTGACTTCGGTGGGCAAGCTTTTTCTTGCCATGGATGAAGCAGAAAACGTACAATCTTATATTGCCCGCACTGGGTTAGCGGGTCATACGCAAAATAGTATTACGCATTCGGCCAAGCTCATCCGTGAGCTCGAGCATGTGCGCCAACATGGCTATGCGCGCGATAATGAAGAACTTGAGCTAGGTGTGCGTTGCGCGGCAGCAGGCATTTATGACGATACGAACAGATTGGTTGCTGGGCTATCGCTTTCCGCGCCTGCTGACCGCATGCAAAATGTTTGGCTCTCCCAGCTTAGTGAGACAGCATTACGTATTTCACGCCTGCTCGGCTATCAAAAAGAAATAGAAGACCCTACTCAGTAG
- the aat gene encoding leucyl/phenylalanyl-tRNA--protein transferase — protein sequence MLPWLHDNDPFPSVESALSTHSGASGLLAASEKLDMQRLLLAYRQGIFPWYEEGQPVLWWSPDPRMVLVPAEFKVFPSLKKTLKRILREPAWEIRVDTQFIHIMTACARVARRAQSGTWITADVLTAYGALHQSGFAHSIETWYADQCVGGLYGVSIGRMFFGESMFALRPDASKIALAALVSHLRWHDVNMIDCQQNTAHLASLGGREIPRSQFIAHLRQAVDKAPIPWRFDKTLLRDVIA from the coding sequence ATGTTGCCTTGGCTGCACGATAATGATCCGTTTCCAAGCGTTGAATCTGCGTTAAGCACTCATAGCGGTGCATCTGGCCTGCTTGCGGCAAGCGAAAAATTAGATATGCAGCGTTTGCTGCTGGCCTATCGGCAGGGTATTTTCCCATGGTACGAAGAAGGTCAGCCGGTCTTATGGTGGAGTCCAGATCCCCGCATGGTGCTGGTTCCGGCAGAGTTTAAAGTATTCCCTTCACTTAAAAAAACACTAAAACGCATACTGCGTGAGCCCGCCTGGGAAATTCGCGTAGATACCCAGTTTATTCATATCATGACTGCCTGTGCTCGCGTCGCACGGCGCGCCCAAAGTGGGACTTGGATTACGGCGGATGTGCTCACTGCCTATGGGGCACTACACCAGTCAGGGTTTGCGCATAGCATTGAGACTTGGTACGCAGATCAATGCGTGGGTGGCTTATACGGAGTAAGCATTGGCCGCATGTTCTTCGGCGAATCAATGTTTGCATTACGTCCTGACGCATCAAAAATTGCGCTCGCCGCATTGGTGAGTCATTTACGATGGCATGATGTAAACATGATTGATTGCCAACAAAATACAGCACACTTGGCTTCACTCGGTGGGCGTGAAATTCCGCGTAGCCAATTCATCGCCCATCTGCGCCAAGCTGTTGATAAGGCGCCTATTCCGTGGCGCTTTGATAAAACCTTGCTGCGCGATGTGATCGCTTAA
- a CDS encoding quinone-dependent dihydroorotate dehydrogenase has translation MLSSLYPFARSCLFRMDAETAHHLTLSMLRTAGRIGITKLPGLCTVHAPRTVMGLHFANAVGLAAGLDKDGGCIDGLAALGFGFIEVGTVTPRAQPGNPRPRLFRLPEAGALINRMGFNNGGVEHFVKNVQAAHFTGILGLNIGKNADTPLERAADDYLYCLERVYPFASYVTLNISSPNTKNLRQLQDKTALDALLSTLKDKQQRLADQHKKYVPLVLKIAPDLDDEQIKLIADLLLRYRIDGVIATNTTLARALVNELQYADEAGGLSGKPLFDASNAVIRQLYAALGDAVPIIGVGGIFSAEDARAKLTAGASLVQLYTGLIYQGPSLVRECAQALAEPLAPAASNEALQKTSSSA, from the coding sequence GTGTTGAGTTCACTTTATCCATTTGCACGCTCATGTCTGTTCCGTATGGATGCAGAAACAGCGCATCATTTAACTCTTTCTATGTTACGTACGGCGGGCCGTATCGGTATCACTAAACTCCCGGGTTTATGTACCGTCCATGCACCACGCACCGTCATGGGCCTCCATTTTGCTAACGCAGTTGGTCTAGCGGCAGGGTTAGATAAGGACGGCGGCTGTATCGATGGCCTCGCTGCGCTTGGCTTTGGCTTTATTGAAGTCGGTACGGTAACGCCGCGGGCGCAACCTGGCAATCCGCGTCCGCGCCTATTTCGATTGCCTGAGGCTGGAGCATTGATCAATCGGATGGGATTTAATAATGGCGGCGTTGAACACTTTGTAAAAAATGTCCAGGCTGCACATTTTACAGGCATACTTGGACTGAATATTGGCAAAAATGCGGATACGCCGCTTGAGCGGGCGGCTGATGATTATTTGTACTGCCTGGAAAGAGTATATCCATTTGCCAGCTATGTAACGCTTAATATCTCATCGCCCAATACAAAAAACCTACGTCAATTACAAGATAAGACAGCCCTTGATGCGTTACTTTCCACATTAAAAGACAAGCAACAACGCTTAGCCGACCAACACAAAAAATACGTGCCTTTGGTGTTAAAAATTGCGCCTGATCTGGATGATGAGCAAATCAAATTAATTGCTGATTTGCTGCTACGCTACCGTATTGATGGAGTCATTGCAACGAATACAACACTCGCGCGCGCATTGGTTAACGAGCTCCAATATGCGGATGAAGCAGGAGGTTTATCCGGCAAACCCTTATTTGATGCTTCTAATGCGGTCATTCGCCAACTTTATGCCGCTTTAGGCGATGCGGTTCCTATTATTGGCGTTGGCGGAATTTTTTCGGCAGAAGATGCGCGCGCAAAGCTAACCGCAGGCGCGTCACTCGTACAGTTATATACAGGGCTGATTTATCAAGGACCCTCACTGGTACGAGAATGTGCACAGGCCCTTGCAGAACCGCTAGCCCCTGCCGCATCAAACGAAGCTCTTCAAAAAACTTCGTCAAGCGCCTGA
- a CDS encoding AI-2E family transporter translates to MEDNRAHQPKRPTHAGAMLDAPGRKINHAPAKWMVVEIASYILAGIALWLVLVLKLLSGLLAGLFTFQLIHALTPLLEKRLSSQRARWLSVMLLSILVTGALSAAIVAAISYFQHSAPSEQKLLERTLQIIDGARGQLPVWLQNYLPDDIEDIRVGALEWLRAHIGELRQGGKNVVLGFVRIALGIILGAIIAVSVTRRVYRLPFAAALVARISHFSDAVKRIVFAQVKISLINASLTGIYLLLALPLFQINLPLGKTLVLFTFVVGLLPVVGNLISNSVIIVVSLSAAGATVAFASLIFLVVIHKLEYFLNARIIGIEIEARTWELLLAMLVMEAGFGLPGVVAAPIYYAYLKYELSAAKLI, encoded by the coding sequence ATGGAAGATAATCGAGCTCATCAGCCTAAGCGCCCTACTCATGCCGGTGCTATGTTGGATGCGCCAGGACGGAAAATAAACCATGCGCCAGCTAAATGGATGGTGGTGGAGATAGCGAGCTACATTCTAGCGGGGATCGCACTTTGGTTGGTGCTCGTGTTAAAGCTGCTAAGCGGCCTCCTGGCGGGCTTATTTACCTTTCAACTGATTCATGCATTGACCCCCTTATTGGAAAAACGTTTATCCAGCCAACGCGCGCGCTGGTTGTCGGTCATGCTGCTTTCTATTCTTGTAACAGGCGCTTTAAGCGCAGCGATTGTTGCCGCTATCTCGTATTTTCAACATAGTGCGCCAAGCGAGCAAAAACTGCTTGAGCGGACTTTGCAAATTATCGATGGCGCGCGTGGTCAATTACCCGTTTGGTTGCAAAATTATTTGCCGGATGACATAGAAGATATTCGCGTTGGCGCTCTTGAGTGGTTGAGAGCGCATATTGGCGAATTGCGGCAAGGTGGTAAAAATGTAGTGTTAGGTTTTGTGCGGATTGCGCTAGGCATCATTCTGGGCGCAATTATTGCGGTCAGCGTCACCCGCCGCGTATATCGTTTGCCATTTGCCGCCGCCCTGGTAGCGCGCATTAGCCATTTTAGCGATGCGGTTAAACGGATTGTCTTTGCACAGGTAAAAATCTCGTTAATTAATGCAAGTTTAACCGGCATTTATTTATTATTAGCGTTGCCTCTGTTCCAGATTAACCTGCCGCTTGGCAAAACGCTGGTTCTATTTACTTTCGTGGTAGGGTTGCTGCCCGTAGTGGGTAACTTGATTTCGAATTCTGTGATTATTGTGGTTTCATTGTCTGCAGCCGGGGCGACGGTGGCGTTTGCTTCATTAATTTTTCTAGTGGTGATTCACAAACTTGAATATTTTTTAAATGCACGTATTATTGGTATTGAAATTGAAGCGCGTACCTGGGAATTATTGCTGGCAATGCTTGTCATGGAGGCCGGTTTTGGCTTGCCAGGCGTAGTGGCTGCGCCGATTTATTACGCTTATTTGAAATATGAGCTGTCTGCGGCGAAGTTAATTTAG
- a CDS encoding NUDIX hydrolase: protein MKFCPSCGNKVNLAVPPGDNRERFVCAQCGEIHYQNPRNIVGTVPVWDRKVLLCRRAINPRYGFWTLPAGFMELDETTTQAAARETLEEAGARVEIQELFSLLNVPRAHQVHIFYRARLLDIDFAAGEESLEVKLFDEASLPWSEIAFASVAQTLRFFFADSASGNFSLHTGDVVHSLHSD, encoded by the coding sequence ATGAAATTTTGTCCTTCCTGTGGCAATAAGGTGAATTTAGCAGTTCCACCTGGCGATAACCGAGAGCGTTTTGTGTGCGCTCAGTGCGGTGAAATTCATTACCAGAACCCACGCAATATAGTTGGCACAGTGCCGGTCTGGGACCGTAAAGTTTTACTGTGCCGCCGCGCTATAAATCCGCGTTACGGTTTTTGGACTTTGCCGGCAGGCTTTATGGAGCTTGACGAAACGACAACCCAAGCGGCTGCTCGGGAGACGCTTGAAGAGGCGGGAGCTCGAGTTGAAATACAGGAACTTTTTTCATTATTAAATGTACCTCGGGCGCATCAGGTCCATATTTTCTATCGCGCCCGTTTGTTAGATATCGACTTTGCTGCGGGTGAAGAAAGTTTAGAGGTGAAACTTTTTGATGAAGCGAGTCTCCCTTGGTCTGAAATCGCTTTTGCGAGCGTTGCACAGACTTTGCGCTTTTTCTTTGCGGATAGTGCTAGCGGAAACTTCAGCTTACATACGGGGGATGTCGTCCATAGCTTGCATTCCGACTAA
- a CDS encoding MFS transporter → MSAQEIRATVSLAAIFALRMLGLFLILPVFSVYAKTVPGGDNALLVGLALGIYGLAQAVFYIPYGWASDWLGRKPVIIVGLLIFALGSLVAALATDLRWIILGRALQGAGAISSVLIALLADLTSIKNRTKAMAMVGASIGLSFTAALVIAPALFDWLGMSGLFAVIGLLAVTAIGVTLWVVPTPTAPPTPSRTSFAQILRDAELLRLNFGVFVLHFSQIALFIVVPRLLEAAGLPVAAHWKIYLPVMGLSFVLMVPAIIVAEKYGRMKTIMLAAILCILFSQLLFAEFPPTLWWLGTILIIYFTGFNVLEAVQPSLVSTLAPGARKGAAMGIYNTVQALGYFMGGVLGGWLLKNAGQHTLFISCAGLVMLWLIIAAHMQSSRSARFPESIYTESQGK, encoded by the coding sequence ATGAGCGCACAAGAAATTCGCGCTACCGTCTCACTGGCGGCGATTTTTGCGCTGCGTATGCTGGGCCTCTTTTTAATTCTGCCCGTCTTCTCAGTGTATGCGAAAACCGTACCAGGTGGCGATAATGCGCTGCTGGTCGGGCTTGCGCTAGGGATTTATGGACTGGCCCAAGCGGTTTTTTATATTCCATATGGTTGGGCATCCGACTGGCTTGGGCGCAAACCTGTGATCATTGTGGGTTTACTCATCTTTGCATTGGGTAGCCTAGTGGCAGCGCTCGCCACAGATCTTCGGTGGATCATCCTGGGCCGCGCTTTGCAAGGCGCGGGCGCTATTTCATCCGTGCTCATCGCGTTGTTAGCTGACCTCACCAGCATAAAAAATCGCACGAAGGCCATGGCGATGGTCGGGGCAAGTATTGGCCTATCGTTCACCGCAGCGCTGGTTATTGCGCCAGCTTTATTTGACTGGCTCGGCATGAGCGGCTTATTTGCGGTGATTGGCCTGCTCGCAGTGACTGCAATCGGTGTAACGTTATGGGTTGTCCCCACGCCCACCGCCCCGCCTACCCCGAGTAGAACTTCATTTGCACAAATACTCCGAGATGCAGAATTGCTGAGACTCAATTTTGGCGTATTTGTTTTGCACTTCTCCCAAATCGCGCTTTTTATTGTGGTGCCACGCTTGTTGGAGGCCGCGGGTCTGCCTGTTGCCGCACATTGGAAGATTTATCTACCTGTCATGGGGCTGTCTTTTGTACTGATGGTCCCCGCAATTATCGTAGCGGAAAAGTATGGCCGCATGAAAACCATCATGCTCGCAGCGATTCTGTGTATCCTATTTAGCCAATTGTTATTTGCCGAATTTCCGCCTACCCTATGGTGGCTAGGCACGATACTTATCATCTACTTTACCGGCTTTAATGTACTTGAGGCTGTGCAACCCTCGCTAGTTTCAACGTTGGCGCCTGGCGCGCGCAAAGGCGCTGCCATGGGTATTTACAATACTGTACAAGCGCTTGGCTATTTTATGGGCGGTGTGCTGGGTGGCTGGTTGCTCAAAAATGCGGGGCAGCATACATTATTTATAAGCTGCGCGGGGCTTGTCATGTTGTGGCTTATAATCGCCGCCCATATGCAATCCTCACGCTCCGCGCGCTTTCCTGAATCTATATACACTGAATCACAGGGGAAATGA